The genomic region ATCTGTATCCCGATAATCTTCCAGACGTTGCTGGCAATGGCGCATGGTGCGTGCAAGTTGCTTTTCCACTGCGCTGACAGATATTCCGTATTTCTGCGCCAGTTTTGCGTTTGAAACCCCTTCGACCCGATGCAAAACAAACATCTCGCGCACCTTGGGGGAAAGTTCCAGCAAGGCCCGATCAAGCGCCGAAAGCGCTTGGCGCGACTGGGCATGATCGTGCGGGGAAGATGTTTCTCTCTGCCACAACTGGACCGGTAAAATTCGGCGCATGAGCCCCGTGCGCCCCGCTGTGCTGCGATGATGATCAATCACGGCGTTGCGCACCGATGCATAAAGAACCTTGACGTTTTCTTCGTCCGTTCCGTGATCCCCCGAAAGCAACAGTCTGGCATAGACGTCCTGAACAATTTCATTCGCCGCCTCACGGTCACCGATACGGCGATTAGCCATCGAGACCAGTTGCCGACGGTGGTCCTCAAACAGTTTTGAGAGCGTGTTCTGCCAGGGCTTCATATTCGGGTCATCTGCTGTCGCTTGGTCACGCTTTGGAACGCTTTGTGGTGCTGGGCCGCCATGCGATTTCCGATCACATAGCAACCCGGGAGCGCAAGCTAACAACAATGATAATCATTTTCAATCGCAAAAGAGTTTTGATATTCAGACCCGCATATTTGGCGGCTTTCATCACTTATTTTTTCAGTTTCAACCGATTCCAATGGTTTTTCCGCCCTGATTGCAAACGAAAGAAACAAAGATTTGCCTGCTATCCAACAAGGGATTTGTTCAATCTTCCAATGATTACAATCTGTTACATTTCAGAAATTCAGTTTCGTTAATGAAAATTCCAAACAGCCATAATTTTCGCTTGCAATT from Thalassospira indica harbors:
- a CDS encoding RNA polymerase sigma factor produces the protein MKPWQNTLSKLFEDHRRQLVSMANRRIGDREAANEIVQDVYARLLLSGDHGTDEENVKVLYASVRNAVIDHHRSTAGRTGLMRRILPVQLWQRETSSPHDHAQSRQALSALDRALLELSPKVREMFVLHRVEGVSNAKLAQKYGISVSAVEKQLARTMRHCQQRLEDYRDTD